The DNA window CAAAGGAGGTGAGGAAAGGAAAATTGATGTAATATCAACTCTTGATTTAGGAGAATCCTGCAAATTAACTAGATATGTTTCTCAGGCTAGAGGTAATGCAATCCTACAGGCAAGTCTGGAAAGAAGAAAACAAGCATTACATGAGCGTCGGGTAGCTTTGGAACAGGATGTACGCCATATTCTTTTACATATTTATTATATTTCATTGCTTTTATGCTTTCAAAATATATCAGAAATTCAGCCATTTGCTGTGTGCATATTTATTATATTTTGTTGCGACCAGCTTTATAACTGCAAGTACCTCATTATGAGAGTGTGATTTTTAGTCTGATCACACTTTGTTTGCTCGCTAGGTGTCAAGGTTGCAAGAGCAGCTACAGGCTGAAAGAGATCTTAGAGCTGCACTCGAGGTTGGATTAAGCATGTCTTCTTCCCAATTGTCTAGTTCACGCTCCATGGATTCAAAGGTACTAAAATCTTAAGCAAGTTGATCTTCAACTGTTACATGCCTGCTGGGCTTATTTTGTGGTGTCCTCCATCTTCTATGCGCTTCTCTTAAGACAAGGGCAGAGCTTGAGGAGATTGCTCTCGCAGAAGCTGATGTTGCAAGATTAAAACAGAAGGTTGCAGAGCTCCATCTCCAACTCAATCAACAGCGCCAGCATCAGTATGGCTCTTCCGTAGATGCTAATGATCGTTATCAACACCTTCCAAGTCATATATCTCTCAGTAAGACAATACAGCCCTTACAATTGTCATTCTTTTCAGTTGTCAAGACAAAATATTTGGGAGCTATATTTTTAGTGAGGAATACAAAATGCTTGTCAGTTTGCCACATCTTTCATATTCCTATTTAACTTTACACGCTGCAACTCATTGAGTATGCAATATTTACTGTTACCAGGAATATTGTCCAACCAGGATTTGACAGGAGCATTGCTTTCTGTAATCAAGAGAAGAAGCAAAGGAATGAGGTTAGCTGTTTGCAAATCTCTCATGTATTTGCTTAACCTTGCAGCATGAGAAAACCAAAGCTCAAGTTAGTTGGCACCAGCTCTGTAATTGCACTTTAATGGTAGTATTTACAAGTTTGATCAGTTTTGCTTGTAAAAGGGGCACTGCTGGCAGTGGCACTCATAGTGCTGTCGGCTGTACGTCCTGCCTAAACTTAAACCCCAAAGCATCCAGCTTGAGTAGATCAGGCCACAATGATAACATATATCAATAGTTAATTTTCCTTGAATCTCGGTCCCCGGTTACAAGAGACGAAAATGCCAATGAATAATGTCCTCAGCATGATGTAAGTAATGATAGGATTATAACAGGATGACTCAAATACTCTGATGTTTTGGCAGGAGAGCTTGCCAAGTTCATCCCACTGGAGAAGCATCAAGCAGCATGTGCTGTCGCATGGTTCTTCAAGGCCTTTCTCCCGCAAGCATTCCCTGGATGCCTCCTTGAGTGATTCAAAGGAGGCATCAACAAGTGTGCCTGCAGAGAGTGGGTCAATGTTGGTGAACATCCCCAGAACAACTGAGGTACGAGAAACCCCTGGTTGTGATCAATGCTGCAAAGAAGAACACTTAGGTTCGAGTATTTAATTCTCTTGTTGTGATCTGTAGCAGGGTGTTGGATATGGGAGACCGCCGGCTGTGCCATCGTCCACTCTGGTTGAACTAACGACGAGACTAGATTTCTTCAAAGAACGGCGGTCACAGTTGATGGAACAACTCCACAGCCTCGATTTAGGTCATGGTTCCGCATCCCATGGTTTCCCATACAAGCCGTCGTCTCCCTGGAACAGTCCAAGGTAGGAGGTTGCTCAGTTGTTGCAAGCTCACGTCTGTATATTCTCAGTATagaatctttttttttctctaacGTTATCTTTGTAGAAGCTGGTAGTGAGAATGTATATCCCTTTCCTTCCTACACTTGGTTTTGAGCAATCATTTTCGAGCGTGATTTTGTTCTGCTTTTGTAATCTATTGTATGTAATGAGTTAAGGGGATTTTGACACGTTTTCTTATATGTTTTGGCAATATAAAAGTGTTTTTTTCAGGGGCCTATATTCCAGCCCTGCTCAGTGACTGAAGTGCAATCTACTCCGAAAACAGATGTGCACATTACATGTCAGCTGAACGCCAAGTGGCAGATAATCCGCATAGGAAATAAAAGCCACCTAGCCCAAAGCATGCATGAGCTGAACGTACGTCCCACGCCCAACGTTCCCTTCAGCTGTAACCTGATCACGGGCTGGGTGACCCGATGCCCCGTCAATATGTGGGCTGGGTTTAGGTTGAAATTTTTGACCCGGTCCAATTCTGTTGATTCGAAATCCAAAAAGTCCGACCTGAAATTATACATTAAAATATTCAGGTTTAACCCAACCACATGTCGGGTCGGGCTGGGGCTGAAAAATCCAGCCTGGTGGTCGAGCTGGGCTGGGTTCAGGCTGAAGAAAAAATATCAGGTTTTTCTTTGATCTGAACCCGACCCATGATCAGGTACAGCGGCACATCATGGAATTTTCGTCAGCTATTTATGCACCATGAAATTCAACTTGTCAAGGACCACACCATGCATTGGATTCCAGTCCACAGCTTTTGCTACGAAAAGAAACCCGTTGGATTCCAGCCTCTGCAGAAGAAACATTGGATTCCAGCCTTCACAACAATCACACCGCGGGCATGAAGCCATATGATTTGAAATCCAACTTGACCGTACAATTTATTATGTACTGTACTATTGAGCACGCGACTTGCATGCCTCCATTCTTACGCGTATAAATTTACGAGCTAACCAAAACATAATTACACAGGACGAGAGCCAAGACTCATGTACAGGAATGCAGCAGTTCAAAGAGGGCCTTAATTTGCAACCTAGCGTCAGCAAACCAATTTAGAGGGGTTACCTAAGGTGCAACAAGAGCGTCGAGAAGAACCCCGAGAAGAACCCTCGATGGTTCTGCGAGCTCAACTCCAAAAGATAACCTGGGCTGAGCGGCTGAGCCTCCACAAAATTGCTGTCTTCGGAGCAGCACACTTCAGTGCTTCACATATGCCGGTTACGTCTTTGTTGATGCAGTCAGAGGAAGATCACTTTGCAAGGAGTATCAGAGAGAGAACACCTTCCAGTTGTCTGATTTGATCACTTCGCAGACAGTTGGGTGGTTGCTTGCTTGGCGAGCACTCTCTCGAACTCTGCACAAGCCTCAGGCGAGTCTTCTTCACTGGGCGGTACCAGTTGCCAGAATAGAGGCAAATAGGCCTCCCATTCCCTCAAAATTGCGGCACCTTTCTCACTGCCCGTTTTTTCCTTTAAAATGTAAAAAATTAGCAAAATTAGGTGCTGGCAACATTTGATTCGCAGCTTGCAGCACTTGTTTTTCATAAAGGAAAGCAGTTCACTTACAACATAAGCCTCAATCAAGCCCTTCAGCTGCATCTGCCCAGCTGGAGCATTCACTCTCTGCATCTTGACTATTTCCTTGTTAACCTGTTAAAACAGTTGCAAGTTATATAAGCTATCGCCATTGAgaactactccctccattccaaattataggtcgttttggcatttctaggtgcatagtttttactatgtatctagacatagtatatatctaggtgcatagcaaaaaaATATGCACCTAGAAATGCCAAAACGAgttataatttggaacggagggagtagataCTCATGCAGGAGAATAACTCTTTGGATATCACTTCCTGTGCTTCTGTCATGAATTTTCATAGCAATAACGCCAGTTGGTGTAGTACCAATGGCAAACATGCCAAGAAACAGAAACATGAGGCCAGAATTAAACAGCCCAGTTTCCCGAATTAACTGTGCATTGTAAGGTTTTGCCTTGTTTTCCTTAAAAAATGAGGTCGTTGATTTGTGGTTACGCCACATCTTATCAATGCAATTCAGGTGGGGATGCTCTCCCCTCCGGCGAccattcaaaaaaaaaagaattaaaCAGCCCAAGCCCCAATGACATGCTACGCAGTTAGCAAATTAAAAGCTCGAAGCTTGCAAACCTTTGGGACAAGTGTATCATCCTCATCAAGAATGTAGGCAAGGCCACCGGTCATTCCAGCTGCAACGTTCCTCCCAACTCTGTAGATTAAGAAATATGCATGTCTAAGGATTTATGGAAAAGGAGGCAATTTCCAAAAGAGAACTCTGTAGCTTGTACTTACTTGCCAAGTACAACTACACAGCCACCAGTCATGTACTCGCAGCAATGATCTCCAGTGCCCTCAACCACTGCTTGGCCTAGAGAGTTCCTAACTGCAAATCTTTCTCCTGCCTTGCCTCTCACAAACACTTGACCGCCAGTAGCTCCATACAAACAAGTGTTTCCAACTATTGTAGCATCCTCAGGAACAAATCCTGTTTTATCTACAGGAACCACCACCAGTTCTCCGCCAGCCATACCCTGAAAAATATCAAAGAGGGTGTTCAAGTTTCATACAGCTGATTAGGCAAGATTTTCAAGGGTTGAATATTTAGTACCTTTCCAACATAGTCGTTGGCCTCTCCAACTAGCCGGACGTTCATCCCAGGAGTCAGGAAACAACCGAAGGACTGTCCTGCACTTCCATTAAACCTGAAATATAAAACTGATTAAATTCCTACCTTTTCAAAATTTAAAAATGATTAAAACAAATGCAAAATAA is part of the Panicum hallii strain FIL2 chromosome 2, PHallii_v3.1, whole genome shotgun sequence genome and encodes:
- the LOC112881351 gene encoding rho GTPase-activating protein 7-like, which produces MKHPRQRRSDIFVCDKLKKQQANTTSLHVHSCSLFLQDEHLRCSLSPDSQTGDSGSEESTDDETVDIRDNGFHDAENDVDQDLDDAERILSGKLSETSACTRADLYGYKEVNGNDSDAEPSVEDNALESNIGPNDAPLSHLTETGSMRVQQSLNEKEPSNPVSSHETPLSMGEILLSLDAGIPLPSPGAEYPKDRHSNKPNGTQQHVKRSNLWGRNNARKGQQSELIDPSGEEDLAIQRLEVTKNDLQIRIAKEARGNAILQASLERRKQALHERRVALEQDVSRLQEQLQAERDLRAALEVGLSMSSSQLSSSRSMDSKTRAELEEIALAEADVARLKQKVAELHLQLNQQRQHQYGSSVDANDRYQHLPSHISLSKTIQPLQLNIVQPGFDRSIAFCNQEKKQRNEESLPSSSHWRSIKQHVLSHGSSRPFSRKHSLDASLSDSKEASTSVPAESGSMLVNIPRTTEGVGYGRPPAVPSSTLVELTTRLDFFKERRSQLMEQLHSLDLGHGSASHGFPYKPSSPWNSPR